Proteins encoded within one genomic window of Burkholderiaceae bacterium:
- a CDS encoding Acetoacetyl-CoA reductase, producing the protein MSKKVAYVTGGMGGIGTAICQRLHKEGFTVIAGCGPTRDHAKWIGEQKALGYTFHASVGNVSDWDSTVAAFEKVKAEHGPVAVLVNNAGITRDGQFRKMSKADWDAVMSTNLDSMFNVTKQVVDGMLEANWGRIVNISSVNGQKGQFGQVNYSTAKAGIHGFSMALAQELAGKGVTVNTVSPGYIGTDMVRAIRQEVLDKIVATIPVKRLGTPEEIASIIAWLASDEGGYSTGADFSVNGGLHMG; encoded by the coding sequence ATGAGCAAGAAAGTAGCGTACGTCACCGGCGGCATGGGCGGCATCGGCACCGCGATCTGCCAGCGTCTGCACAAGGAGGGCTTCACGGTGATCGCCGGCTGCGGCCCGACCCGCGACCACGCCAAATGGATCGGCGAGCAGAAGGCACTCGGCTACACGTTCCACGCGTCGGTCGGCAACGTCAGCGACTGGGACTCGACGGTCGCCGCGTTCGAGAAGGTGAAGGCCGAGCACGGCCCGGTGGCGGTGCTGGTCAACAACGCGGGCATCACGCGCGACGGCCAGTTCCGCAAGATGAGCAAGGCCGATTGGGATGCGGTGATGTCGACCAACCTGGACAGCATGTTCAACGTGACCAAGCAGGTGGTCGACGGCATGCTCGAGGCGAACTGGGGCCGCATCGTCAATATCAGCTCGGTGAACGGGCAAAAGGGGCAGTTCGGCCAGGTCAACTACTCGACCGCGAAGGCGGGCATCCACGGCTTCTCGATGGCGCTGGCGCAGGAGCTCGCCGGCAAGGGCGTGACGGTGAACACGGTGAGCCCCGGCTACATCGGCACCGACATGGTCCGGGCGATCCGCCAGGAGGTGCTCGACAAGATCGTCGCGACCATCCCGGTCAAGCGCCTGGGCACGCCCGAGGAGATCGCATCGATCATCGCTTGGCTGGCGTCGGACGAAGGCGGCTACTCGACCGGCGCCGACTTCTCGGTGAACGGCGGCCTGCACATGGGTTGA
- a CDS encoding Acetyl-CoA acetyltransferase, with protein sequence MEDIVIVSAVRTGVGKFGGSLAKVPATELGSIAIKAALERARVGPDQVGEVIMGQVLAAGSGQNPARQALIKAGITKETPALTINAVCGSGLKAVMLAAQAVATGDSEIVVAGGQENMSAAPHVLLGSRDGMRMGDWKMIDSMIVDGLWDVYNRYHMGITAENVAKQEGITRDMQDALALGSQQKAAAAQAAGRFKDEITPVSIPQRKGDPVVFDSDEFINKKTNAEALAGLKPAFDKAGSVTAGNASGINDGAAAVVVMSAKKAAALGLKPLARIVSYGTSGLDPATMGLGPVPSTKKALKRAGWSVSDIDLFELNEAFAAQACAVNKLLEVDPAKVNVNGGAIAIGHPIGASGCRILVTLLHEMQRRNAKKGLASLCIGGGMGVALAVER encoded by the coding sequence ATGGAAGACATCGTCATCGTTTCGGCCGTTCGCACCGGCGTCGGCAAGTTCGGCGGCTCGCTGGCCAAGGTGCCGGCGACCGAGCTCGGCAGCATCGCCATCAAGGCGGCGCTCGAGCGCGCCAGGGTCGGTCCGGATCAGGTCGGCGAAGTGATCATGGGCCAGGTGCTGGCGGCCGGCAGCGGCCAGAACCCGGCGCGCCAGGCGCTGATCAAGGCCGGCATCACGAAGGAAACGCCGGCGCTGACCATCAACGCGGTCTGCGGCTCCGGCCTGAAGGCGGTGATGCTGGCCGCGCAGGCGGTCGCCACCGGCGACAGCGAGATCGTCGTGGCCGGCGGCCAGGAGAACATGAGCGCGGCGCCGCACGTGCTGCTCGGCAGCCGCGACGGCATGCGCATGGGCGACTGGAAGATGATCGATTCGATGATCGTCGACGGCCTGTGGGACGTCTACAACCGCTATCACATGGGCATCACGGCCGAAAACGTCGCGAAGCAGGAAGGCATCACGCGCGACATGCAGGACGCATTGGCCCTGGGCAGCCAGCAGAAGGCCGCCGCCGCGCAGGCCGCCGGCCGGTTCAAGGACGAGATCACGCCGGTTTCGATCCCGCAACGCAAGGGCGACCCGGTCGTGTTCGACAGCGACGAGTTCATCAACAAGAAGACCAACGCCGAGGCGCTGGCCGGCCTGAAACCCGCGTTCGACAAGGCCGGCAGCGTGACGGCGGGCAACGCGAGCGGCATCAACGACGGCGCGGCCGCGGTGGTGGTGATGTCGGCCAAGAAGGCCGCCGCGCTGGGCCTCAAGCCACTGGCGCGCATCGTGTCCTACGGCACCAGCGGCCTCGACCCGGCGACGATGGGCCTCGGTCCGGTGCCGTCGACCAAGAAGGCATTGAAGCGCGCCGGCTGGAGCGTGAGCGACATCGATCTGTTCGAGCTGAACGAAGCCTTTGCCGCGCAGGCCTGCGCGGTCAACAAACTGCTCGAGGTCGATCCGGCCAAGGTCAACGTCAACGGCGGCGCGATCGCGATCGGCCACCCGATCGGCGCGTCCGGCTGCCGCATCCTGGTGACGCTGCTGCACGAGATGCAGCGCCGCAACGCGAAGAAGGGCCTTGCGTCGCTGTGCATCGGCGGCGGCATGGGCGTGGCGCTGGCGGTCGAGCGCTGA
- a CDS encoding Polyhydroxyalkanoic acid synthase gives MTLNPSESWTGTAQDLQNMFSEGWNQALQAMQGLGQGAAGEGATPIKLAPAKLMELQQQYLRDATELWNETMQGESPAKKDRYRRFSAEAWGKNPLASFTAASYLLNARTMMALAEAIDGDEKTRSRVRFGVEQWLSASAPSNFLAFNPDAQQKAIETQGESIARGVANLLQDFRQGHVSMTDERVFEVGKNVATTEGAVVFENELFQLVEYKPLTDKVYERPFLLVPPCINKFYILDLQPENSLIRYAVAQGHRTFVVSWRNPDATLAKKTWDNYIDQAAIKAIAITREITGAKTINALGFCVGGTILCTALAVLAARGEKPVASTTFLTTLLDFRDTGILDIFIDEMMVKYREFEMGDGGLLKGQDLASTFSFLRPNELVWNYVVGNYLKGETPPAFDLLYWNSDSTNLPGPFYAWYLRNTYHENLLVKPGRAEVCGQKIDLRRVDMPVYIYGSREDHIVPIGGAYASTQWLPGKKRFVMGASGHIAGVINPPAKKKRSHWIADHNRFPPRVEDWIASAKEYPGSWWTDWSEWLAGHGGARIPAPKDYGNGKYKAIEPAPGRYVKAKA, from the coding sequence ATGACGCTCAATCCCTCGGAGTCCTGGACCGGTACCGCGCAGGACCTGCAGAACATGTTCAGCGAAGGCTGGAACCAGGCGCTGCAAGCGATGCAGGGCCTCGGCCAGGGCGCGGCGGGCGAGGGCGCGACGCCGATCAAGCTGGCACCGGCCAAGCTGATGGAACTGCAGCAGCAGTACCTTCGCGACGCGACCGAACTGTGGAACGAAACCATGCAGGGCGAGTCGCCGGCCAAGAAGGACCGGTACCGGCGCTTCAGCGCCGAGGCCTGGGGCAAGAATCCGCTGGCATCGTTTACGGCCGCCTCCTATCTGCTCAATGCGCGCACGATGATGGCGCTGGCCGAGGCGATCGACGGCGACGAGAAAACGCGCTCCCGGGTCCGGTTCGGCGTCGAGCAGTGGCTGTCGGCGTCGGCGCCGAGCAATTTCCTGGCGTTCAACCCCGACGCGCAGCAGAAGGCGATCGAGACCCAGGGCGAGAGCATCGCGCGCGGCGTCGCGAACCTGCTGCAGGATTTCCGCCAGGGCCATGTGTCGATGACCGACGAGCGCGTGTTCGAGGTCGGCAAGAACGTCGCGACCACAGAGGGCGCGGTCGTGTTCGAGAACGAGCTGTTCCAGCTGGTCGAATACAAGCCGTTGACCGACAAGGTGTACGAGCGGCCGTTCCTGCTGGTGCCGCCTTGCATCAACAAGTTTTACATCCTCGACCTGCAGCCGGAAAACTCGCTGATCCGCTACGCCGTGGCGCAGGGCCACCGCACCTTCGTCGTGAGCTGGCGCAATCCCGATGCGACGCTTGCGAAGAAGACCTGGGACAACTACATCGACCAGGCCGCGATCAAGGCGATCGCGATCACGCGCGAGATCACCGGCGCGAAGACGATCAATGCGCTGGGCTTTTGCGTCGGCGGCACGATTCTCTGCACCGCGCTGGCGGTGCTGGCGGCGCGCGGCGAAAAACCGGTGGCCAGCACCACGTTCCTGACCACGCTGCTCGACTTCCGCGACACCGGCATTCTCGACATCTTCATCGACGAGATGATGGTGAAGTACCGCGAGTTCGAGATGGGTGACGGCGGTCTGCTGAAAGGCCAGGATCTGGCATCGACCTTCAGCTTCCTGCGGCCGAACGAACTGGTCTGGAACTACGTGGTCGGCAACTACCTGAAAGGCGAAACACCGCCGGCATTCGATCTGCTGTACTGGAACAGCGATTCGACCAATCTGCCGGGGCCGTTCTATGCCTGGTATCTGCGCAACACCTACCACGAGAACCTTCTGGTCAAACCCGGCCGGGCCGAAGTCTGCGGCCAGAAGATCGACCTGCGGCGCGTCGACATGCCGGTCTACATCTACGGCTCGCGCGAAGACCATATCGTTCCGATCGGCGGCGCTTATGCGTCGACCCAGTGGCTGCCCGGCAAGAAGCGTTTCGTGATGGGCGCGTCCGGGCATATCGCCGGAGTGATCAACCCGCCAGCGAAGAAGAAGCGCAGCCACTGGATCGCGGACCACAACCGATTTCCGCCGCGGGTCGAGGACTGGATCGCCAGCGCGAAAGAGTATCCGGGCAGCTGGTGGACCGACTGGTCCGAATGGCTCGCCGGCCACGGTGGCGCACGGATTCCTGCGCCCAAGGATTACGGCAACGGCAAGTACAAGGCGATCGAACCGGCACCGGGCCGTTACGTCAAGGCCAAGGCCTGA
- a CDS encoding multicopper polyphenol oxidase, protein MPNPEPAGLPHDWIVPDWPVPPRVRALCTTRGGGVSNAPYASLNLGDHVGDDPAAVQENRRRFAQAIGAHPVFLRQVHGWQVAALALQDARTADGAVADGCVSAASSVACTILVADCLPVLLTDRSARAVAAAHAGWRGLAGAGGTGVLEATVGALRDALARDGGGRGADIELLAWLGPCIGPERFEVGAEVKAAFEAHDPAATACFRPGRTSRWLADLPGLARQRLGALGVTSVYGNDGSAGWCTVGNPARFHSYRRDQASEGGSGRMAACIWLA, encoded by the coding sequence ATGCCGAACCCTGAGCCGGCGGGCCTGCCCCACGACTGGATCGTGCCGGACTGGCCGGTGCCGCCGCGGGTGCGCGCGCTGTGCACCACGCGCGGCGGCGGCGTGAGCAATGCACCGTATGCGAGCCTGAACCTGGGCGACCATGTCGGCGACGATCCGGCGGCGGTGCAGGAGAATCGGCGCCGGTTTGCGCAGGCGATCGGCGCGCACCCGGTCTTTCTGCGGCAGGTGCACGGCTGGCAGGTTGCTGCGTTGGCCCTGCAGGACGCGCGGACCGCGGACGGCGCGGTGGCCGACGGCTGCGTCAGCGCTGCCTCTAGCGTGGCCTGCACGATCCTGGTTGCCGACTGCCTTCCGGTGCTGCTGACCGACCGCAGCGCGCGGGCGGTGGCCGCGGCCCATGCCGGCTGGCGCGGCCTGGCCGGCGCCGGGGGAACCGGGGTGCTGGAGGCGACAGTGGGCGCGCTGCGCGATGCGCTGGCGCGGGACGGCGGAGGGCGCGGCGCGGACATCGAACTGCTCGCGTGGCTGGGGCCTTGCATCGGCCCCGAGCGCTTCGAGGTCGGCGCGGAAGTGAAGGCGGCGTTCGAGGCGCACGACCCGGCCGCGACGGCCTGCTTTCGACCGGGCCGCACCAGCCGCTGGCTGGCCGACCTGCCGGGGCTGGCACGCCAGCGCCTCGGCGCGCTCGGCGTGACCAGCGTGTATGGCAATGACGGCAGTGCCGGCTGGTGCACCGTCGGCAACCCCGCTCGTTTTCATTCATACCGGCGCGACCAGGCAAGCGAAGGCGGCAGCGGCCGGATGGCGGCCTGCATCTGGCTCGCCTGA
- a CDS encoding maleylacetoacetate isomerase, giving the protein MKLYNYFRSSASFRVRIALELKGLDYDYVPVHLVRGEHRKPDYAALSPTLLVPTLEVDGQHLGQSMAIIEYLDETHPQPPLLPKDALGRARVRSLAQTVACEIHPLNNLRVLKYLVHELHASDDAKNHWYRHWVRTGLEAFERELALAPSSTYCWGETPTLADCCLVPQIFNGRRFNTNFDGLSRTLAVFDACMKLDAFQKAQPSACPDAEP; this is encoded by the coding sequence ATGAAGCTCTACAACTACTTCCGCTCGTCCGCCTCGTTCCGGGTGCGCATCGCACTCGAGCTCAAGGGGCTGGACTACGACTACGTGCCGGTGCATCTGGTCCGGGGCGAGCACAGGAAGCCGGACTATGCGGCGCTGTCGCCGACGCTGCTGGTGCCGACGCTCGAGGTCGACGGGCAGCATCTCGGGCAATCAATGGCGATCATCGAATACCTGGACGAAACCCATCCACAGCCGCCGCTGCTGCCGAAGGACGCGCTGGGCCGCGCACGGGTGCGTTCGCTCGCGCAGACCGTGGCCTGCGAAATTCATCCGCTGAACAACCTGCGCGTGCTCAAATACCTGGTGCACGAACTGCATGCCAGCGATGACGCGAAGAACCACTGGTATCGGCATTGGGTGCGCACCGGGCTGGAAGCGTTCGAGCGCGAGCTTGCACTCGCGCCTTCATCGACCTATTGCTGGGGCGAAACCCCGACGCTGGCCGACTGCTGCCTGGTGCCGCAGATCTTCAACGGCCGGCGCTTCAACACGAACTTCGACGGCCTGTCCCGCACCCTGGCCGTGTTCGACGCCTGCATGAAGCTCGATGCGTTCCAGAAGGCCCAACCTTCCGCCTGTCCCGATGCCGAACCCTGA
- a CDS encoding Antibiotic biosynthesis monooxygenase produces the protein MILELADIRIQPGRQAEFDEAIARGVRTVISHAKGFGGYQIFKCVETPERYLLQIRWDTLEDHTVAFRQSPAFAEWRAIVGPFFAAPPFVEHFSLLAPSH, from the coding sequence ATGATCCTCGAACTCGCCGACATCCGCATCCAGCCCGGCCGGCAGGCCGAATTCGACGAAGCGATCGCGCGCGGCGTGCGCACCGTGATCTCGCACGCGAAGGGCTTTGGCGGCTACCAGATCTTCAAATGCGTGGAGACGCCGGAGCGCTACCTGCTGCAGATCCGGTGGGACACGCTGGAGGACCACACCGTCGCGTTCCGCCAGTCGCCGGCGTTCGCCGAGTGGCGCGCGATCGTCGGGCCGTTCTTCGCGGCGCCGCCGTTCGTCGAACACTTCAGCCTGCTGGCGCCATCGCACTGA
- a CDS encoding Transcriptional regulator, MarR family, with protein sequence MAKGFDLEHAPGHLIRRAHQRSVAIFMEEAAEFDITPVQFAILNALIERPGEDQITLAGRVAFDAATSGSVIGRLEAKGLIRREADAADKRRKLLWVTPQGELVAQQMKRTVRRVQTRIVDALDSHEREQLIALLRKLVL encoded by the coding sequence ATGGCAAAGGGCTTCGATCTCGAGCATGCGCCGGGCCACCTGATCCGCCGGGCGCACCAGCGCTCGGTCGCGATCTTCATGGAAGAAGCGGCCGAGTTCGACATCACGCCGGTGCAGTTCGCGATCCTGAACGCGCTGATCGAGCGGCCGGGCGAAGACCAGATCACGCTGGCGGGCCGGGTCGCGTTCGACGCGGCGACTTCGGGCTCGGTGATCGGGCGGCTCGAGGCCAAGGGCCTGATCCGGCGCGAGGCCGACGCCGCGGACAAGCGGCGCAAGCTGCTGTGGGTCACGCCGCAGGGCGAGTTGGTGGCGCAGCAGATGAAACGCACAGTGCGCCGCGTGCAGACCCGCATCGTCGACGCGCTGGACAGTCACGAGCGCGAGCAGCTGATCGCGCTGTTGCGCAAACTGGTGCTGTAA